From the genome of Torulaspora globosa chromosome 2, complete sequence, one region includes:
- the DCG1 gene encoding Dcg1p (similar to Saccharomyces cerevisiae DCG1 (YIR030C)): MVLQLLVVNPNSSRSMTEAVARSVAACDAFRGFAFQVRYMTGPSGAPPQIDGPEASSASCDACLAVLSDPRSEFHYARFEGLLVACFSDHPLVAALAALPQAPVVLGLLDASVSFASLAARGPFSIITSNVEWVKILDDSVEQQFLAGHVRRLGLWRGTVSSNLQVLELHDEANFGAIVDVIRAENVDRLGSRYVILGCAGFSGLERRLNKLFEDRGVVFLDPIVIGFQALLGSASLLQAMR, encoded by the coding sequence ATGGTTTTGCAGTTGCTGGTGGTGAATCCGAACAGTTCGCGTTCGATGACCGAGGCGGTCGCCAGAAGCGTGGCGGCGTGCGACGCGTTCCGCGGTTTCGCGTTCCAAGTCCGCTACATGACGGGCCCGAGCGGCGCGCCGCCGCAGATCGACGGGCCGGAGGCCAGCAGCGCGAGCTGCGACGCGTGCTTGGCGGTGCTCAGCGACCCCAGGTCAGAGTTCCACTACGCGCGCTTCGAGGGCCTACTTGTGGCGTGCTTTTCAGACCACCCGCTGGTGGCAGCGCTGGCAGCGCTGCCCCAGGCGCCGGTGGTCCTCGGGCTGCTCGACGCCAGCGTGAGCTTTGCGAGTCTCGCGGCCCGCGGCCCCTTCTCCATCATCACGTCCAACGTAGAGTGGGTCAAGATCCTCGACGACAGTGTGGAACAGCAGTTTCTTGCGGGACACGTGCGCCGCCTGGGTCTATGGCGCGGTACTGTGTCTTCGAACCTGCAGGTGCTGGAGTTGCACGACGAGGCCAATTTCGGCGCGATCGTGGACGTGATCCGCGCCGAGAACGTCGATCGCCTCGGGTCGAGATACGTGATCCTGGGGTGCGCCGGGTTCTCGGGGCTGGAGCGCAGACTGAACAAGCTGTTCGAGGACCGCGGCGTGGTGTTTCTCGACCCGATAGTGATCGGGTTCCAGGCGCTGCTGGGCAGCGCCAGCCTGTTGCAGGCGATGAGATAA
- a CDS encoding uncharacterized protein (ancestral locus Anc_1.22), whose product MQFKTIVAAFATVAAVQAAKDNSSNGSNHSNKTSSSLTTGAANSNVLNAGVFGAAVAAGVAFLF is encoded by the coding sequence ATGCAATTCAAGACCATTGTCGCTGCCTTCGCTACTGTCGctgctgttcaagctgcCAAGGACAACAGTTCTAACGGCTCCAACCACTCCAACAAGACTTCTTCCAGTCTTACAACCGGTGCTGCCAACTCCAACGTCTTGAACGCTGGTGTGTTCggtgctgctgttgctgccGGTGTCGCCTTCTTGTTCTAA